One part of the Prochlorococcus marinus str. MIT 9313 genome encodes these proteins:
- the nrdR gene encoding transcriptional regulator NrdR — MQCPSCQNTDSRVLESRAADAGRSVRRRRECLHCDFRFTTYERVETVPITVLKRNGNRETFNRSKILNGLTLACQKTGLEQDRLESMVNELELQLQQRSGREVNSAEIGEMVLDQLSEMSEVAYVRFASVYRDFRGVNDFVAALEGIHANKEQLAAVR, encoded by the coding sequence ATGCAATGCCCCTCCTGCCAAAACACTGATAGTCGGGTACTTGAATCCCGCGCTGCTGATGCCGGGCGAAGTGTAAGAAGGCGCCGTGAATGCTTACATTGCGACTTTCGCTTCACTACCTACGAACGCGTCGAAACTGTTCCAATCACAGTTTTGAAGCGTAATGGCAATAGGGAGACTTTCAATCGCAGTAAAATCCTTAATGGCCTTACGCTTGCCTGTCAAAAAACCGGTCTCGAGCAAGACAGACTTGAGTCAATGGTGAACGAGCTTGAACTGCAACTTCAGCAAAGAAGTGGGCGTGAAGTGAATAGTGCTGAAATCGGCGAAATGGTTTTGGACCAACTATCGGAAATGAGCGAGGTCGCTTACGTACGCTTTGCGTCGGTATATCGTGATTTCCGTGGAGTTAATGATTTCGTAGCAGCACTTGAAGGCATTCATGCCAACAAGGAACAGCTCGCAGCCGTTCGCTGA
- the prmC gene encoding peptide chain release factor N(5)-glutamine methyltransferase, with translation MALLEISAAELLAWRRLQLAEGGRAVDFDWLLDLGGGLRWSDLQQLYLDPRRSVLLERSLDQLEMIWKQHLDHHIPLQHLIGYCPWRDFELEVSAVALIPRQETELLVDFALQALVRKPFGRWADLGTGSGALAVALARALPVWRGHAVDCSIEALALAKRNLQRLAPHALWQLHQGSWWEPLRPWWGEFSLVLVNPPYIPEVVMAQLEPVVRDHEPHLALYGGADGLVATRQIIAGAMQALEPGGWLFLEHHHDQSDAVLALMRQQGLENVDYKSDLLGVRRFAIARHPDYQDSLNHGSSALGCS, from the coding sequence ATGGCATTGCTGGAGATTTCCGCAGCAGAGCTATTGGCCTGGCGTCGTTTGCAGTTGGCTGAAGGAGGCCGTGCTGTTGATTTTGACTGGTTGCTTGATTTGGGTGGAGGTTTGCGCTGGAGCGATCTTCAGCAGCTTTATCTCGACCCACGCCGTTCAGTGCTGCTTGAGCGATCTCTTGATCAGCTCGAAATGATCTGGAAGCAACATCTTGATCATCACATTCCTCTTCAGCATTTGATCGGTTACTGCCCTTGGAGGGATTTTGAGCTGGAGGTCAGTGCGGTGGCATTGATTCCCCGACAAGAGACGGAGCTGTTGGTGGATTTTGCTTTGCAAGCATTGGTTCGGAAACCTTTTGGTCGCTGGGCCGATTTGGGGACAGGGTCAGGAGCACTAGCTGTGGCGTTGGCTCGCGCTCTCCCTGTTTGGCGAGGACATGCAGTGGATTGCAGCATCGAGGCCTTGGCTTTGGCGAAACGGAACTTGCAAAGGCTTGCGCCCCATGCCTTATGGCAGCTGCATCAGGGCAGTTGGTGGGAGCCTTTGCGGCCTTGGTGGGGAGAGTTCAGCTTGGTACTGGTCAATCCTCCCTACATCCCAGAAGTTGTAATGGCTCAACTTGAACCCGTGGTCCGTGATCATGAGCCGCATTTGGCTCTATACGGGGGAGCCGATGGGTTGGTGGCCACTCGTCAAATCATTGCTGGTGCCATGCAGGCCTTAGAGCCTGGTGGTTGGCTGTTCTTGGAACACCACCATGACCAGAGCGATGCCGTGCTGGCTTTGATGCGTCAGCAGGGTTTGGAGAATGTGGACTACAAGTCAGATTTACTGGGGGTAAGGCGCTTTGCCATTGCTCGGCATCCTGATTATCAAGACTCTTTGAACCATGGCAGTTCTGCCCTCGGCTGTTCTTGA
- a CDS encoding photosystem II reaction center protein T: protein MDAFAYTLLMTLVVATLFFAVAFRDPPKIGKDSGK from the coding sequence ATGGATGCTTTTGCTTACACCCTCTTAATGACCCTGGTGGTTGCCACTCTGTTCTTCGCGGTTGCATTCCGTGATCCGCCGAAAATCGGCAAAGACAGTGGCAAATAA
- a CDS encoding DNA processing protein DprA has protein sequence MGDLEALGQAHEVSLAELWTWPEERLRKVLSWPTALFKDLSLHRSKWGTCPSVDVPEDVLLPVDVLWPEGFRALKRPPLALFWQGRQELLGCLGARRAVAIVGTRRPSNHGLRVAEALGRALALAGWPVISGLAEGIDAAAHRGCLEGGGAPMGVPGTPLHKVYPRQNEGLQALVAAQGLLVTEQPRETLVKRGCFAARNRLLVALAKAVVVVECPERSGALITARRAIEQQCQLLVVPGDARRWSALGSNALLLDQASPLLSPEALVKQLGAGPLAVHSPSVAVDLSGSRSSAPAGQHGNTALLKAIGDGASLEDLMTCLNLSSARLTEQLLQLELQGVLVAEPGLYWRLA, from the coding sequence ATGGGGGACCTCGAGGCGCTAGGCCAGGCTCACGAGGTCAGTCTGGCTGAGCTATGGACTTGGCCTGAGGAAAGGTTGCGCAAGGTGCTCTCCTGGCCGACAGCCTTGTTCAAAGACTTGAGCCTCCACCGCAGCAAGTGGGGAACTTGTCCAAGTGTCGACGTGCCGGAGGATGTCTTGTTGCCTGTGGATGTGCTTTGGCCGGAAGGGTTTCGTGCCTTGAAGCGCCCTCCTTTGGCGCTTTTTTGGCAGGGCCGGCAGGAGCTTTTGGGATGCCTTGGGGCCCGTAGGGCGGTTGCAATTGTTGGCACACGACGGCCTTCGAACCATGGTTTGCGTGTGGCGGAAGCATTGGGTCGTGCTTTGGCACTAGCGGGTTGGCCTGTGATTAGTGGCCTTGCAGAAGGGATTGATGCGGCTGCCCATCGCGGCTGTTTGGAAGGCGGTGGTGCGCCTATGGGCGTGCCGGGCACACCGTTGCATAAGGTCTATCCCCGGCAGAATGAGGGCCTTCAAGCTCTGGTAGCGGCTCAAGGGCTGCTAGTCACAGAGCAGCCCCGGGAGACTTTGGTCAAGCGCGGTTGTTTTGCGGCCCGTAATCGCCTATTGGTGGCCTTGGCAAAGGCTGTGGTCGTCGTCGAGTGCCCCGAGAGAAGTGGAGCCTTGATTACAGCGCGGCGGGCAATAGAGCAGCAATGTCAGCTGTTGGTCGTGCCCGGAGATGCAAGGCGATGGTCGGCTCTCGGTAGCAATGCTTTGTTGTTGGATCAGGCTTCCCCTTTGCTAAGCCCTGAAGCTCTTGTAAAACAACTTGGTGCTGGTCCGCTGGCGGTTCATTCTCCTTCGGTTGCTGTTGATTTGTCTGGTTCTCGCTCTAGCGCACCAGCCGGCCAGCATGGCAATACAGCACTGTTAAAGGCCATTGGCGATGGGGCGTCCCTGGAGGATTTGATGACCTGTCTGAATCTGTCTTCGGCGCGATTGACAGAACAATTGCTTCAGTTGGAGCTGCAGGGGGTTTTGGTGGCAGAGCCTGGGTTGTATTGGCGTTTGGCCTAG
- the psbB gene encoding photosystem II chlorophyll-binding protein CP47, producing MGLPWYRVHTVVINDPGRLLAVHLMHTALLAGWAGSMALYELAIFDPSDPVLNPMWRQGMYVMPFMTRCGITGSWGGWSITGETGVDPGLWSFEGVAAAHIIFSGLLMLAAIWHWTYWDLDLWLDPRTQEPALDLPKIFGIHLTLAGAVCFGFGAFHLSGLYGPGMWVSDSYGLTGHMENVAPEWGAAGFNPFSPGGIVANHIAAGIFGFLGGHFQMLNRPPERLYKALRMGNIETVLASGCAAVCAIAFIVSGTMWYGSAATPVELFGPTRYQWDQNFYRTEINRRVQSAMDEGATQEAAYAAIPEKLAFYDYVGNSPAKGGLFRVGAMVNGDGLATGWLGHITFKDKAGNDLQVRRIPNFFENFPVLLEDQNGVVRADIPFRRAEAKNSFEQQGVTATIYGGSMDGKTFTDTADVKRLARKAQLGEAFTFDRETYASDGVFRSSPRGWFTFAHVNFALLFLFGHWWHAARTLYRDVFAGIDPDLGDQVEFGVFQKLGDSSTRRVPGQT from the coding sequence ATGGGATTGCCCTGGTATCGGGTGCACACGGTCGTCATCAACGACCCCGGCCGACTTCTGGCCGTGCACCTCATGCACACAGCCCTGTTAGCCGGCTGGGCCGGCTCCATGGCCCTCTACGAATTAGCCATCTTCGATCCTTCGGATCCCGTCCTCAACCCCATGTGGCGGCAAGGCATGTATGTCATGCCGTTCATGACCCGCTGCGGAATTACTGGCAGCTGGGGGGGCTGGAGCATCACCGGTGAAACCGGTGTTGATCCAGGCCTCTGGAGCTTCGAAGGTGTTGCTGCCGCTCACATCATCTTCAGTGGCCTGTTAATGCTGGCCGCAATCTGGCACTGGACCTACTGGGATCTTGATCTTTGGCTAGATCCACGTACTCAAGAACCTGCTTTAGACCTTCCAAAAATCTTCGGCATCCACCTGACACTTGCAGGTGCTGTTTGCTTCGGCTTTGGAGCCTTCCATCTATCTGGACTTTATGGTCCTGGGATGTGGGTCTCTGATTCCTATGGACTAACAGGTCATATGGAGAATGTCGCGCCCGAATGGGGTGCTGCAGGATTCAACCCCTTCAGCCCAGGCGGCATTGTGGCGAACCACATTGCTGCAGGAATCTTTGGATTCCTTGGTGGCCATTTCCAAATGCTCAACCGCCCACCTGAAAGGCTTTACAAAGCCCTTCGCATGGGCAATATCGAAACAGTCTTAGCCAGTGGTTGTGCTGCTGTTTGCGCAATTGCCTTCATCGTTTCAGGAACGATGTGGTATGGATCTGCAGCCACACCTGTTGAACTGTTTGGACCTACCCGTTATCAGTGGGACCAAAATTTCTACAGAACTGAAATCAACCGTCGTGTCCAGTCAGCCATGGATGAAGGCGCTACTCAAGAGGCGGCATATGCCGCTATCCCTGAGAAGCTTGCCTTCTACGACTACGTAGGTAACAGCCCTGCAAAGGGTGGTCTATTTAGGGTTGGTGCCATGGTGAATGGCGACGGTCTTGCTACTGGCTGGCTCGGCCACATCACGTTCAAAGACAAGGCAGGCAATGATCTGCAGGTCCGTCGCATCCCGAATTTCTTCGAGAACTTCCCTGTGTTACTCGAAGATCAGAATGGCGTCGTGCGTGCTGACATCCCCTTCCGCCGTGCTGAAGCAAAGAATTCCTTTGAGCAGCAAGGCGTAACGGCAACCATCTATGGCGGTTCCATGGATGGGAAAACCTTCACTGATACCGCTGATGTGAAGCGTCTGGCTCGCAAGGCTCAACTTGGTGAAGCCTTTACTTTCGACCGCGAGACCTATGCTTCGGACGGTGTTTTCCGAAGCTCACCTCGAGGCTGGTTCACCTTTGCTCACGTCAACTTTGCGCTCTTGTTCCTATTCGGCCACTGGTGGCATGCAGCTAGGACCTTGTACCGCGATGTGTTTGCCGGTATCGATCCTGACCTCGGCGACCAAGTTGAATTCGGTGTTTTCCAAAAGTTGGGCGACTCTTCTACTCGTCGCGTTCCAGGGCAAACTTAA
- a CDS encoding acyl-CoA thioesterase: MLMKSEKTQPWKLRRRVLPQHTDHAGVMWHGAYVAWLEEARVEALAQVGLPYARISAAGLEMPVVRLEIHYRRALRHGELVELESWSLPCDGVRWPWFTVFASEAGDRVADAQVDLVLLNVMGSRRRVLRQPPEPLASALRQLQQGAEPRL, translated from the coding sequence ATGCTGATGAAGAGTGAGAAGACTCAGCCTTGGAAGCTGCGTAGGCGGGTGTTACCGCAGCACACAGATCACGCTGGGGTGATGTGGCATGGAGCCTATGTGGCATGGCTGGAGGAGGCTCGAGTGGAGGCTTTGGCGCAGGTAGGTTTGCCCTATGCGCGCATCTCCGCAGCCGGATTGGAGATGCCTGTGGTGCGTCTTGAGATTCACTATCGTCGTGCGCTTCGCCATGGTGAGCTGGTAGAGCTGGAGAGTTGGTCTCTGCCCTGCGATGGGGTGCGATGGCCCTGGTTCACAGTTTTTGCATCGGAGGCAGGGGATCGGGTCGCTGATGCTCAGGTGGATCTTGTGCTGCTCAATGTCATGGGCTCGAGGCGGCGGGTGCTACGTCAACCCCCAGAGCCTCTTGCGAGTGCTTTACGGCAACTACAACAGGGGGCCGAACCTCGCCTGTAA
- the psbM gene encoding photosystem II reaction center protein PsbM, with amino-acid sequence MPVNNFGFLATLLFVAVPMLFLIGLYIQTNSNKS; translated from the coding sequence ATGCCTGTAAACAACTTCGGCTTCCTAGCCACCCTTCTGTTCGTAGCGGTTCCGATGTTGTTTCTGATTGGTCTTTACATCCAGACCAACAGCAACAAAAGCTGA
- a CDS encoding 2Fe-2S iron-sulfur cluster-binding protein translates to MPIIRFVREGKDVECKQGENLREVALREGMELYGLKGKLGNCGGCGQCITCFVGIEGESKVGALSPRTEVEEIKLKRRPENWRLACQTIVMSSVIVVTRPQEALLNAKSRLEAARAQKLS, encoded by the coding sequence ATGCCCATCATTCGCTTTGTCCGGGAAGGCAAAGATGTTGAGTGCAAGCAAGGCGAAAATCTCAGGGAGGTTGCCTTGCGCGAGGGGATGGAGCTCTATGGGCTGAAAGGAAAGTTGGGGAACTGTGGAGGTTGTGGTCAGTGCATTACTTGTTTTGTTGGAATTGAGGGGGAAAGCAAAGTTGGTGCGCTTTCACCACGAACTGAGGTTGAGGAAATCAAGCTCAAGCGCCGCCCTGAGAATTGGCGCCTTGCTTGTCAGACCATTGTTATGTCGTCAGTGATCGTCGTGACTCGACCACAGGAAGCCCTGCTTAATGCCAAGAGTCGACTTGAGGCGGCGCGTGCGCAAAAGCTGTCTTAA
- a CDS encoding L-threonylcarbamoyladenylate synthase has product MAVLPSAVLDASALASRLHAGSAALLPTDTLPALAAAPVHAAQLWTIKQRSADKPLILMGATPEELLAHVLPLALEDVWSMARRYWPGALTLVVPASGVLVEALNPGAFTLGLRVPDCGMLRTLLKQSGPLATTSANLSGSAPTFSADAAHTCFPGLPLLGPLPWPTPSGLASTVVAWQGAGRWHELRRGAVVLEL; this is encoded by the coding sequence ATGGCAGTTCTGCCCTCGGCTGTTCTTGACGCCAGTGCCTTGGCATCCAGATTGCATGCTGGTTCAGCGGCATTGTTGCCCACAGACACCTTGCCAGCTTTGGCGGCCGCTCCTGTTCACGCTGCACAGTTGTGGACCATCAAGCAGAGGTCGGCCGACAAACCTCTGATCCTGATGGGAGCGACTCCTGAAGAGTTACTTGCGCATGTTTTGCCGCTTGCTTTGGAGGATGTCTGGTCGATGGCCAGGCGCTATTGGCCAGGGGCCCTCACCTTGGTTGTACCGGCTTCGGGTGTGCTTGTTGAGGCTCTTAATCCTGGAGCTTTCACGCTTGGGTTGCGAGTACCGGATTGTGGAATGCTGAGGACCTTGCTGAAGCAGAGCGGGCCACTAGCTACCACGAGCGCGAATTTGTCTGGATCTGCACCCACTTTCTCGGCAGATGCTGCTCATACTTGTTTCCCAGGATTGCCATTGTTGGGGCCATTGCCATGGCCGACGCCTTCTGGTTTGGCCAGCACGGTGGTGGCTTGGCAAGGGGCCGGGCGTTGGCATGAGTTACGACGTGGTGCAGTGGTGCTTGAGCTTTGA